In Micromonospora sp. NBC_01813, the following are encoded in one genomic region:
- a CDS encoding siderophore-interacting protein has translation MPFTLTRAAAGQVFRRTARLTDRTWLTPNYLRLRLAGAQLRGFTSAGADDHIRLFLPLGADGPHDGPSRELTPLAWDSAAGWLDLELVVHAGGLASEWAVNAPLASPVAVGGPRGSTLLDGAPDAWFLAGDETAIPAIRRFVAGMPATAIGRVLIEVPDQDHEVELVTPPGVRLDWIHRGAGPGHETQALVTALDAIDAGQRPPGAVFGFVAAEQAVVPAGRALLHERWALPAEQTIVKGYWKGS, from the coding sequence ATGCCGTTCACTCTTACCCGAGCCGCCGCCGGACAGGTGTTCCGGCGTACCGCCCGGCTGACCGACCGGACCTGGCTGACCCCGAACTACCTACGGCTGCGCCTCGCCGGTGCCCAACTGCGTGGCTTCACCTCCGCCGGCGCCGACGACCACATCCGGTTGTTCCTCCCGCTGGGGGCCGACGGACCGCACGACGGACCCAGCCGGGAGCTGACCCCACTCGCCTGGGACTCCGCCGCCGGCTGGCTCGACCTGGAACTCGTGGTGCACGCCGGCGGCCTGGCCAGCGAATGGGCCGTCAACGCGCCACTGGCCTCACCGGTGGCCGTCGGCGGGCCACGGGGCTCGACACTGCTCGACGGCGCACCGGACGCCTGGTTCCTGGCCGGCGACGAGACCGCGATCCCGGCGATCCGCCGCTTCGTCGCCGGGATGCCGGCCACCGCGATCGGCCGGGTCCTGATCGAGGTGCCCGACCAGGATCATGAGGTCGAGCTCGTGACACCGCCCGGCGTGCGACTCGACTGGATCCATCGCGGTGCCGGCCCCGGCCACGAGACACAGGCCCTGGTCACCGCGCTGGACGCGATCGACGCCGGGCAGCGGCCGCCCGGTGCCGTGTTCGGGTTCGTGGCCGCCGAGCAGGCCGTGGTCCCCGCCGGCCGGGCACTACTGCACGAACGCTGGGCGCTGCCGGCGGAGCAGACGATCGTCAAGGGCTACTGGAAAGGTTCGTAG
- a CDS encoding SPFH domain-containing protein, translating into MNKLNSGRSVISEAVAPWSELAQLLRGGDAGSLVPVVIPKHRRRLGWMAPLWLGLLALLTGVMLSVRGDDGLVGAVSGAIAGASYLAGLALLLIGALWWWRSSIVEIEQGTHGVLTRYGAVTRTLEPGRHYLWHPWSRVDFVVDVATEIPYSAPVMACPTRENVPLRSIEFFMKLRITDAVLFVRTIGAGNFDLVLSSAVQDAIRQRARQVQTERAYDLRGSDVADMQDLLNRQLSRYGVRITGCNIPDVQLPTQYQQHLATRERVAKEHAAYEQEWGLTRKRRIDSLQMDIERAKKVRDARFVEVKAALNKAREQVAQLLEQQETNAQRVRFEIETRGRSGLIAAENEAKAQRRLAQAYRDNRAVLQYELALRRLEVGAELAGKAPQPVVVRTDGAGGGGDASALSTLLTAQLLPRAAGVPVADRVAAPHRDDAD; encoded by the coding sequence ATGAACAAACTCAACAGCGGCAGGTCGGTCATCTCCGAAGCCGTCGCACCGTGGAGCGAGCTGGCCCAGCTGCTGCGCGGCGGCGACGCCGGCAGCCTCGTCCCGGTGGTGATCCCCAAACACCGCCGTCGGCTCGGCTGGATGGCGCCGCTCTGGCTCGGCCTGCTCGCCCTGCTGACCGGCGTGATGCTCTCCGTACGCGGAGACGACGGACTGGTCGGCGCGGTGTCCGGTGCCATCGCCGGCGCCAGTTACCTGGCCGGCCTGGCGCTGCTGCTGATCGGCGCACTGTGGTGGTGGCGCTCGTCCATCGTGGAGATCGAGCAGGGCACCCACGGGGTGCTCACCCGCTACGGGGCCGTCACCCGCACCCTGGAGCCGGGCCGACACTACCTGTGGCACCCCTGGTCGCGGGTCGACTTCGTCGTCGACGTCGCCACCGAGATCCCGTACTCGGCGCCGGTGATGGCCTGCCCGACCCGGGAGAACGTGCCGCTGCGGTCGATCGAGTTCTTCATGAAGCTGCGGATCACCGACGCGGTGCTGTTCGTGCGGACCATCGGCGCCGGCAACTTCGACCTGGTGCTGTCCAGCGCCGTCCAGGACGCCATCCGCCAGCGGGCCCGCCAGGTGCAGACCGAACGGGCGTACGACCTGCGCGGCTCCGACGTGGCCGACATGCAGGACCTGCTCAACCGGCAGCTGTCCCGCTACGGGGTACGGATCACCGGCTGCAACATTCCCGACGTGCAGCTGCCCACCCAGTATCAGCAGCACCTGGCCACCCGGGAACGGGTCGCCAAGGAACACGCCGCGTACGAGCAGGAGTGGGGGCTGACCCGCAAGCGGCGCATCGACAGCCTGCAGATGGACATCGAGCGGGCCAAGAAGGTGCGCGACGCCCGGTTCGTCGAGGTCAAGGCGGCGCTGAACAAGGCCCGTGAGCAGGTCGCGCAGTTGCTGGAGCAGCAGGAGACCAACGCCCAGCGGGTCCGGTTCGAGATCGAGACCCGGGGTCGCAGTGGGCTGATCGCCGCCGAGAACGAAGCCAAGGCGCAGCGGCGACTGGCCCAGGCGTACCGGGACAACCGGGCGGTGCTGCAGTACGAGCTGGCGCTGCGCCGCCTGGAGGTCGGCGCGGAACTGGCCGGCAAGGCCCCGCAGCCGGTGGTGGTACGCACCGACGGTGCCGGCGGTGGTGGCGACGCGTCGGCGCTGTCCACACTGCTCACCGCGCAACTGCTGCCCCGGGCGGCCGGGGTGCCGGTGGCGGACCGGGTCGCCGCCCCGCACCGCGACGACGCGGACTGA
- a CDS encoding SPFH domain-containing protein, which yields MAMAELRRRGGAVTGPAGPATGGGGGGQRTQLQDDGMDPTDFPAARDLGGSIDTVMEQRRVPLDDAGEVLNRSEQRRDADGQAHVICPMVIPRGRSLATMLPVSLLLVIGALAAAVIWVAGGSVLLNPFFGVHYWLLSLFAVGFVWWRQGMVMVPDGCAALITRFGKLEQVVGPGRVILLNPWKRVSYIVNTTREYPFNAPVREAPTKGGVKASIDLFIQFRISDPVEFVYTLGAVRGFEEKLSNAVSETIRSLIYEQQAAEIYNMVGEDTGRLLEQLNQQFRPAVELTNANITHAEPADREYRMDLAAPEMVRVAKDAYTHQYALQLRKEQDEGDLTKELATLHETLSGIQADIAQYQAQMDTAVERETNRAEAMARQRYVSAESEAKANAALLEAQALDIRAVTAAEAPEILEYRYQREVLDTLEEVADHLPRLVRIGGSADPNGAVGIDLLRLARELVGERGAELFSDTDMAAMRTRLTEVVARIAEREPEIAALREADRPTVAVVDAADTPLVSGTPERTDADTEVQR from the coding sequence ATGGCGATGGCCGAGCTGCGCCGCCGCGGCGGCGCGGTGACCGGGCCGGCCGGCCCGGCGACCGGTGGGGGAGGCGGCGGGCAGCGGACGCAACTACAGGACGACGGGATGGATCCGACCGATTTCCCGGCGGCCCGGGATCTCGGCGGCAGCATCGACACCGTCATGGAGCAACGCCGCGTCCCGCTCGACGACGCGGGGGAGGTGCTCAACCGCAGCGAGCAGCGTCGGGACGCCGACGGGCAGGCGCACGTCATCTGCCCGATGGTCATCCCCCGGGGCAGGTCGCTGGCGACCATGTTGCCGGTGTCACTGCTGCTCGTCATCGGCGCGCTCGCCGCCGCCGTCATCTGGGTCGCCGGCGGCAGTGTGCTGCTCAACCCGTTCTTCGGCGTCCACTACTGGCTGCTGTCGCTGTTCGCCGTCGGCTTCGTCTGGTGGCGCCAGGGCATGGTCATGGTGCCGGACGGCTGCGCCGCGCTGATCACCCGCTTCGGCAAGCTGGAGCAGGTCGTCGGCCCCGGCCGGGTGATCCTGCTGAACCCGTGGAAGCGGGTGTCGTACATCGTCAACACCACCCGCGAGTACCCGTTCAACGCCCCGGTGCGCGAAGCCCCGACCAAGGGTGGGGTGAAGGCCTCCATCGACCTGTTCATCCAGTTCCGGATCAGCGACCCGGTGGAGTTCGTCTACACCCTCGGCGCGGTCCGTGGCTTCGAGGAGAAGCTCAGCAACGCGGTCAGCGAGACCATCCGCAGCCTGATCTACGAGCAGCAGGCGGCCGAGATCTACAACATGGTCGGCGAGGACACCGGTCGGCTGCTGGAGCAGCTCAACCAGCAGTTCCGCCCGGCGGTCGAGTTGACCAACGCCAACATCACCCACGCCGAGCCGGCAGACCGCGAATACCGGATGGACCTGGCCGCTCCCGAGATGGTGCGGGTCGCCAAGGACGCCTACACCCACCAGTACGCGCTGCAACTGCGCAAGGAGCAGGACGAGGGCGACCTGACCAAGGAGCTGGCCACCCTGCACGAGACGCTGTCCGGCATCCAGGCCGACATCGCCCAGTATCAAGCGCAGATGGACACCGCGGTGGAGCGGGAGACCAACCGGGCCGAGGCGATGGCCCGCCAGCGCTACGTCTCCGCCGAGTCCGAGGCGAAGGCCAACGCCGCCCTGCTCGAGGCACAGGCACTGGACATCCGGGCGGTCACCGCCGCCGAGGCACCGGAGATTCTCGAGTACCGCTACCAGCGCGAGGTGCTCGACACCCTCGAAGAGGTCGCCGACCATCTGCCTCGACTGGTGCGCATCGGTGGGTCGGCCGACCCGAACGGTGCCGTCGGGATCGACCTGCTGCGGCTGGCCCGGGAGCTGGTCGGTGAGCGGGGGGCCGAGCTGTTCAGCGACACCGACATGGCTGCCATGCGGACCAGGTTGACTGAGGTCGTGGCCCGGATCGCCGAACGGGAGCCGGAGATCGCCGCCCTGCGGGAGGCCGACCGGCCGACCGTGGCGGTCGTCGACGCTGCCGACACCCCTCTGGTCTCCGGTACGCCGGAGCGGACCGACGCCGACACGGAGGTGCAGCGGTGA
- the aceA gene encoding isocitrate lyase: MRNAVEQLRHEWDTDPRWNGVRRSYRPEDVVRLRGAIQEEHTLARHGARRLWQLLHSEDYIHALGALTGNQAVQMVRAGLKAIYLSGWQVAADANLAGHTYPDQSLYPANSVPAVVRRINNALLRAAQINTAESGEGGAGPAGGDSPATDWLAPIVADAEAGFGGVLNAYELMTAMIAAGAAGVHWEDQLAAEKKCGHLGGKVLIPTGAHVRTLEAARLAADVAGVPSVVIARTDAQAATLLTTDVDERDQPFVTGERTAEGFYRVRNGIEPCIARGLAYAPHADLLWMETSTPDLEVARRFAEAIKSEYPDQLLAYNCSPSFNWRKHLDDATIGKFQRELGHMGYKFQFITLAGFHALNYSMFDLARGYASDGMSAYVSLQEREFAAEPAGYTAVKHQREVGTGYFDLISTVLNPAAETTALRGSTEEEQFA; encoded by the coding sequence ATGCGGAACGCGGTCGAGCAGTTGCGGCACGAATGGGACACCGACCCGCGCTGGAACGGCGTGCGGCGCTCCTACCGCCCTGAGGATGTGGTGCGGCTGCGCGGCGCGATCCAGGAGGAACACACCCTGGCCCGGCACGGCGCCAGACGGCTGTGGCAGCTGCTGCACAGCGAGGACTACATCCACGCGCTCGGCGCGCTCACCGGCAACCAGGCCGTGCAGATGGTGCGGGCCGGACTCAAGGCGATCTACCTGTCCGGCTGGCAGGTGGCGGCCGACGCCAACCTCGCCGGGCACACCTACCCCGACCAGAGCCTCTACCCGGCGAACTCGGTGCCGGCGGTGGTCCGCCGGATCAACAACGCGCTGCTGCGGGCCGCCCAGATCAACACCGCCGAGAGCGGCGAGGGCGGCGCCGGACCGGCCGGCGGCGATAGCCCGGCCACCGACTGGCTCGCCCCGATCGTGGCCGACGCGGAGGCCGGCTTCGGCGGTGTGCTCAACGCGTACGAGCTGATGACCGCGATGATCGCGGCCGGCGCGGCCGGGGTGCACTGGGAGGACCAGCTGGCCGCCGAGAAGAAGTGCGGCCACCTGGGCGGCAAGGTGCTGATCCCGACCGGGGCACACGTCCGTACATTGGAAGCCGCCCGGCTCGCCGCCGACGTCGCCGGCGTGCCCAGCGTGGTGATCGCCCGCACCGACGCGCAGGCCGCCACCCTGCTCACCACCGACGTCGACGAGCGCGACCAGCCGTTCGTCACCGGCGAACGCACCGCCGAGGGCTTCTACCGGGTGCGCAACGGCATCGAGCCGTGCATCGCCCGGGGTCTGGCCTACGCGCCACACGCCGACCTGCTTTGGATGGAGACCAGCACCCCCGATCTGGAGGTCGCCCGCCGGTTCGCCGAGGCGATCAAGAGCGAGTACCCGGACCAGTTGCTGGCGTACAACTGCTCGCCGTCGTTCAACTGGCGCAAGCACCTCGACGACGCCACCATCGGCAAGTTCCAGCGGGAACTGGGCCACATGGGATACAAGTTCCAGTTCATCACCCTGGCCGGCTTCCACGCGCTGAACTACTCGATGTTCGACCTGGCACGGGGCTACGCCAGCGACGGGATGAGCGCGTACGTGTCGTTGCAGGAGCGCGAGTTCGCCGCCGAGCCGGCCGGCTACACGGCGGTCAAGCACCAGCGGGAGGTCGGCACCGGCTACTTCGACCTGATCAGCACCGTGCTCAACCCGGCCGCGGAGACCACCGCGCTACGCGGCTCCACCGAAGAGGAGCAATTCGCGTGA
- a CDS encoding nitroreductase family protein yields the protein MNDPAKTATTAEPLHPLLAERWSPRAFDPEHQLTERQTTALLEAARWAPSAGNSQPWRFAVAHRGTPAHAGVLDALDRGNQVWAHAAAALIVVAAQSVTADGATRPWAAYDTGQAVAHLSVQAQHDGLAVHQMGGFDRGRIATLLVGDGTLTPLTVVAVGRRVDAGRLDETLAARERATRQRLPITDLLLSVRPAPVPDRS from the coding sequence GTGAACGACCCTGCGAAGACCGCGACCACGGCCGAGCCGCTGCACCCGCTGCTCGCCGAGCGGTGGAGCCCGCGTGCGTTCGACCCGGAGCATCAGCTCACCGAACGGCAGACGACCGCGCTGCTGGAGGCGGCCCGCTGGGCGCCGAGCGCCGGCAACAGCCAGCCCTGGCGGTTCGCGGTGGCGCACCGGGGAACCCCCGCGCACGCGGGCGTGCTCGACGCGCTGGACCGTGGCAACCAGGTGTGGGCGCACGCAGCCGCCGCGTTGATCGTGGTCGCGGCGCAGTCGGTCACCGCCGACGGCGCGACCCGCCCATGGGCCGCGTACGACACCGGCCAGGCGGTCGCGCACCTGTCCGTGCAGGCACAGCACGACGGCCTCGCGGTGCACCAGATGGGCGGCTTCGACCGCGGCCGGATCGCCACGCTGCTGGTCGGCGACGGCACCCTCACCCCGCTGACGGTCGTCGCGGTGGGCCGCCGGGTCGACGCCGGTCGGCTCGACGAGACGCTCGCCGCCCGCGAGCGTGCCACCCGGCAGCGGCTGCCGATCACGGACCTGTTGCTCTCCGTACGTCCGGCCCCGGTCCCCGACCGTAGCTGA
- a CDS encoding short-chain fatty acyl-CoA regulator family protein, whose translation MTKTFAGARLRRMREERGISQTELARQLNISASYLNQIEHDSRPLTVAVLMRITEVFGVDPTSFAPHDTPRLVAGLREALGGRAGIGELTELASRLPEVAEAVLDLHRRYQQVDEQLSELVGDRERIGRSPHDQVTEFFYRRQNYVPAIDEAAERLAGQIGLRRGEARSALQDRLAQRHGVRVSRDDAESLAGELHRYRPQTRTLHLSTSLRSGQEAIRMAAQIALLEYADVIDEIIEEERFDDVQTQILTRVGLANYFAAALVLPYEQFLAAAEARRYDIDLLTEHFAMGWETVCHRLSTLQRPRSRGVPFSFVRVDRAGNMSKRQSATGFPFSRTGGTCPLWNVYEAFGAPGRVVTQVAAMPDGQRYLWIARTVIRHNGGYGQPGKVYAIGLGCETRHAGRLVYSAGMDLQAADAATPIGPGCKTCERMTCPQRAAPPISRRLDVDENRSTFIPYPLKD comes from the coding sequence ATGACCAAGACCTTCGCGGGTGCCCGGCTGCGCCGGATGCGCGAGGAACGGGGCATCAGTCAGACCGAACTCGCCCGGCAACTCAACATCTCGGCGAGCTATCTCAACCAGATCGAGCACGATTCCCGGCCGCTCACCGTCGCGGTGCTGATGCGGATCACCGAGGTGTTCGGTGTCGACCCGACCAGCTTCGCCCCGCACGACACCCCACGGCTGGTCGCCGGGCTGCGCGAGGCGCTCGGCGGCCGGGCCGGCATCGGCGAGCTGACCGAGCTCGCCTCCCGGCTGCCGGAGGTCGCCGAGGCCGTGCTCGACCTGCACCGCCGCTACCAGCAGGTCGACGAGCAGCTGTCCGAGCTGGTCGGGGACCGGGAACGGATCGGCCGCAGCCCGCACGACCAGGTCACCGAGTTCTTCTACCGGCGGCAGAACTACGTCCCGGCGATCGACGAGGCGGCCGAGCGCCTCGCCGGGCAGATCGGTCTGCGCCGGGGCGAGGCCCGCTCGGCGTTGCAGGACCGCCTCGCCCAGCGCCACGGCGTACGCGTCTCCCGTGACGACGCCGAATCGCTCGCCGGTGAGCTGCACCGCTACCGGCCGCAGACCCGCACCCTGCACCTGTCCACCTCGCTGCGCTCCGGCCAGGAGGCGATCCGGATGGCCGCCCAGATCGCGCTGCTGGAGTACGCCGACGTGATCGACGAGATCATCGAGGAGGAGAGGTTCGACGACGTGCAGACCCAGATCCTCACCCGGGTCGGGCTGGCCAACTACTTCGCGGCGGCGCTGGTCCTGCCGTACGAGCAGTTCCTGGCCGCCGCCGAGGCCCGCCGCTACGACATCGACCTGCTCACCGAGCACTTCGCGATGGGCTGGGAGACGGTCTGCCATCGGCTCAGTACGCTGCAGCGGCCCCGCTCACGTGGGGTGCCGTTCTCGTTCGTCCGGGTCGACCGGGCCGGCAACATGTCCAAACGCCAGTCCGCGACCGGCTTCCCGTTCTCCCGCACCGGCGGCACCTGCCCGTTGTGGAACGTCTACGAGGCGTTCGGCGCTCCGGGGCGGGTGGTGACCCAGGTCGCCGCGATGCCCGACGGGCAGCGCTACCTGTGGATCGCCCGCACCGTCATCCGGCACAACGGCGGCTACGGCCAGCCCGGCAAGGTGTACGCGATCGGCCTGGGCTGTGAGACCCGGCACGCCGGCCGGCTGGTCTATTCGGCCGGGATGGACCTGCAGGCCGCCGACGCCGCGACCCCGATCGGCCCCGGCTGCAAGACCTGTGAGCGGATGACCTGCCCGCAGCGGGCGGCCCCGCCGATCAGCCGCCGGCTCGACGTGGACGAGAACCGCAGCACCTTCATCCCGTACCCGCTCAAGGACTGA